In Oxalobacteraceae bacterium OTU3CINTB1, the sequence CGATCTGGTGCAACACCGTGCTGCGTGGCGACGTCAACCGCATCGTCATCGGCGAATGCAGCAACGTGCAAGACTTCGCCATGGGCCACGTCGCCCACAAGCACCCGGGCAAGCCGGACGGTTCGCCGCTGATCATCGGCGACTACGTCACCATCGGCCACTCGGTGCTGCTGCACGGCTGCACCATCGGCAATGAATGCCTGATCGGCATGGGCTCCATCATCATGGACGACGTCATGGTGCAAGACCGCGTCATGATCGGCGCCGGCAGCCTCGTCTCGCCGGGCAAGGTGCTGGAAAGCGGCCACTTGTACGTCGGCCGTCCGGCGAAAAAGGTGAGGGCGCTGAGCGCAGAGGAAATCGCCTACCTGAAATATTCGGCCGAGCACTACGTCCGCGTCAAAAACAACCACATCAGCAGCGAGACCCAAGCAAAGCAAAGTCAGGCACCACAAGCGCTCTGACCGCCCCATGGCCTGAACACGTGAAAAAATCTACATCACGTAGGGCGGATTAGCGCAAAGCGCGTAATCCGCCAAGCGCCGCCAACACCGTCAAAAAATTTCCACCCGGGTTAGCCCATAATCGCTTTGATAATAATCAATCTTTACACGTTCACCACTTGTAAATGAGAATCATTATTGTTAGTATGCGTTTTTGCCAGCAATCGCTGTAAGTCCGAGAGCCAGCCGTCCACAACTCTCTCTTGGAACTCTATGGCCACCACCACCACGGGCGCCCGGCATCCGGCCGCGCCTACCCACAACTTGCGGCCGCGCCTGATGGGCGTCGCAGTGCACTCCGCCATGATCACCCTGATGGCCACGGCCATGCTCCCGGCACATGCCCAGCAAGCCCAAGCGGCAGGCGCCGCCAGCGCCCCGGCCCTCGGCGAAATCGTCGTCCAGGCCAAGCGTGACGAAGCCGCCTCCACCCGCAACGGCACCACCACCGTCGTCAAAGCCGAGCAACTGGAACAAAACAACGCCATCGACATGGCCAAGATCGCCCGCTACTCGCCGCTGATCAGCGTGCCCGCCGCCGCCAGCGGCGGCGCCAACGTCTGGGACAGCGCCGGCAACACCGGCATCAACATTCGCGGCGTCGAAGGCAACCGCGTCAGCCTCGAAGTTGACGGCATCGCGCTGCCGGACGCCGCGCCGCGTCCGGAAAGCACATCGATGAATTCGTTCGGCATCGGCCGCGACTACTTCGACCCCGAGATGTTCCACTACGTCAGCATCGGCTCCGGCGCCAGCCCGGCCGGCGGCGGCACACCCGGCCTGGGCGGGGCCGTCTCGTTCGTCACCAAGTCGCCGGAAATGTACCTCGACGGCACCCGCAAGCTCTACGCCGACTACAAGTTCGGCTACGCGTCGGAACAGGCGTCGCGCATGCACGCCGTCACCGCCGCCATCGCGCTTGGCGACAGCCTGCAAGCGCTGATCGTCGCCGTGCACCGCGACGGCGCCGAAACCAAGACCGAAGGCGACGCCGTCCCCAATCCGGACGACTGGTCCTCGGATGCGGTGCTGGCCAAGCTGAACTGGAAGCTGGCGCGCGACCAGGAACTGCGCTTCACCGTCGACCACTACAAGGCCGAGCACGATCGTATCTACAACAACAAGGTCGGCGCGCTGTATCCGGCAGGCGCGACGCAGAACTCCAATACCGAGCGCACCCGCTACAGCGTCGAACACCGCTACACGCCGGCTAACAACCTGCTGTTCGACAAGCTCGAAACCAAACTGTATAAGCAAACCGCCTCGGTCGAGGACTTCACCAACGCCAACTACGTCACCGGCGGTCAGCCCTACATCCGCGACATCACCACCGGCTATTTCAACGATAGCAAGGGTCTCGCGTTTGACGCGGTGAAACAGTTGAACCCGTCGATCATGCTCGGCTACGGCGTGCTCTACGAGGAGCTGGAAAGCCGCCGTCCATGGCTGGAGGACCGCACGGTCGCGCGCACCGGCGCCCACCAGATCACGATGAAGAACCGCATGGCCGACATGGACACCGACAAGCTGGCCGCCTACGTGCGCGGCGAGTTCGGGTTCAACCTCGCCGGCCACCAGGCCACATTGACGCCGGGCCTGCGCGCCGAGCGCCGCGAGCTGACGCCTAAGAACCTGCAAAACTACCTCATCGCCGTGCCGAGCGCGGCGAAGGAAATCCGCGAGGAAAAGGACACCTTCGTCACGCCGAGCCTGAACTTTTCGGTCGAGCTGACCCCGCAGCTGAGCACCTACGCGCAATACACGCGCGGCACCCGCTTGCCGAGCGCGGCCGAGCGCACCGGCACCTACGACTCGTTCAGCTACACGGCCGCCGGCAACGCTTACGCCGTGCTGGGCAACCCCGACCTGAAAAAGGAAACCAGCAACGCCTTCGAGGTGGGACTGAAGGGCGCGCCGACGCCGGGTGTCGAGGTCAGCTTCTCGCTGTTCCACACCAGCTACGACAACTTCATCGAATACGCCGCGCAGGCGCCCGACCCGGTCAACTACCCGACCATCACGCAAGGCCTGTTCCGTCCGGAAAACGTCGGCAAGGCCAAGATCCGTGGCGGCGAAGT encodes:
- a CDS encoding gamma carbonic anhydrase family protein, whose product is MPLSPYLDTSPVLADDIYLHATAQVIGDVRIGRDSSIWCNTVLRGDVNRIVIGECSNVQDFAMGHVAHKHPGKPDGSPLIIGDYVTIGHSVLLHGCTIGNECLIGMGSIIMDDVMVQDRVMIGAGSLVSPGKVLESGHLYVGRPAKKVRALSAEEIAYLKYSAEHYVRVKNNHISSETQAKQSQAPQAL
- a CDS encoding TonB-dependent receptor, whose translation is MATTTTGARHPAAPTHNLRPRLMGVAVHSAMITLMATAMLPAHAQQAQAAGAASAPALGEIVVQAKRDEAASTRNGTTTVVKAEQLEQNNAIDMAKIARYSPLISVPAAASGGANVWDSAGNTGINIRGVEGNRVSLEVDGIALPDAAPRPESTSMNSFGIGRDYFDPEMFHYVSIGSGASPAGGGTPGLGGAVSFVTKSPEMYLDGTRKLYADYKFGYASEQASRMHAVTAAIALGDSLQALIVAVHRDGAETKTEGDAVPNPDDWSSDAVLAKLNWKLARDQELRFTVDHYKAEHDRIYNNKVGALYPAGATQNSNTERTRYSVEHRYTPANNLLFDKLETKLYKQTASVEDFTNANYVTGGQPYIRDITTGYFNDSKGLAFDAVKQLNPSIMLGYGVLYEELESRRPWLEDRTVARTGAHQITMKNRMADMDTDKLAAYVRGEFGFNLAGHQATLTPGLRAERRELTPKNLQNYLIAVPSAAKEIREEKDTFVTPSLNFSVELTPQLSTYAQYTRGTRLPSAAERTGTYDSFSYTAAGNAYAVLGNPDLKKETSNAFEVGLKGAPTPGVEVSFSLFHTSYDNFIEYAAQAPDPVNYPTITQGLFRPENVGKAKIRGGEVSSRFALGQWWQPMQGYSLALAGGISRGTAENKDSGKKAELASVQPYKANATFAYDDPAKRGGGAFIVSTVRGKRAAADVFTSATTGMFAVPGYTVMDLTAYWHINQHATVSGGLYNLADRKYWDYASSRSLVAGTTAATLADIERQARPGRNFAVNLKVIY